The proteins below come from a single Campylobacter concisus genomic window:
- the rplL gene encoding 50S ribosomal protein L7/L12 yields the protein MAITKEDVLEFISNLSVLELSELVKEFEEKFGVSAAPVMVAGGAVAAGGAAAAAEEKTEFNIVLVDSGDKKINVIKVVRALTGLGLKEAKDAVEGTPSVLKEGVSKDEAEAAKKELEEAGAKVELK from the coding sequence ATGGCAATTACTAAAGAAGATGTATTAGAGTTTATATCTAATCTTTCTGTACTTGAACTTAGTGAACTTGTAAAAGAGTTCGAAGAGAAATTTGGTGTTAGCGCTGCTCCTGTAATGGTAGCAGGTGGTGCTGTTGCAGCAGGTGGTGCAGCAGCTGCAGCAGAGGAAAAAACAGAATTTAACATTGTTTTGGTAGATTCTGGTGATAAGAAAATCAACGTTATTAAAGTTGTTAGAGCGCTTACTGGTCTTGGTCTTAAAGAAGCTAAAGACGCAGTTGAGGGAACACCATCTGTTCTTAAAGAAGGCGTTAGCAAAGATGAGGCTGAGGCAGCTAAAAAAGAGCTTGAAGAAGCTGGTGCTAAGGTTGAACTTAAATAA
- the tuf gene encoding elongation factor Tu, translating to MAKEKFSRNKPHVNIGTIGHVDHGKTTLTAAISAVLSRKGLAELKDYDNIDNAPEEKERGITIATSHIEYETEKRHYAHVDCPGHADYVKNMITGAAQMDGAILVVSAADGPMPQTREHILLSRQVGVPYIVVFMNKADMVDDAELLELVEMEIRELLNEYNFPGDDTPIVSGSALKALEEAKAGQDGEWSAKIMELMDAVDSYIPTPVRATDKDLLMPIEDVFSISGRGTVVTGRIEKGVIKVGDTIEIVGIKPTQTTTVTGVEMFRKEMDQGEAGDNVGVLLRGTKKEDVERGMVLCKPKSITPHTKFEGEVYILTKEEGGRHTPFFNNYRPQFYVRTTDVTGSITLPEGTEMVMPGDNVRISVELIAPVALEEGTRFAIREGGRTVGSGVVSKILG from the coding sequence ATGGCTAAAGAAAAATTTTCACGTAACAAGCCGCACGTAAACATAGGTACTATTGGTCACGTAGATCATGGTAAAACTACATTAACAGCTGCAATATCTGCTGTTCTTTCACGCAAAGGACTTGCTGAGCTAAAAGATTATGATAATATTGATAATGCTCCAGAAGAAAAAGAGCGTGGTATTACAATTGCTACTTCACATATTGAGTACGAGACAGAGAAACGCCACTATGCTCACGTTGACTGCCCTGGTCACGCCGACTATGTAAAAAATATGATTACAGGTGCTGCACAAATGGATGGAGCTATTCTGGTTGTTTCTGCAGCTGATGGCCCAATGCCACAAACTAGAGAGCATATTTTGTTATCACGCCAAGTTGGTGTTCCATACATTGTTGTTTTTATGAACAAAGCTGATATGGTTGATGATGCTGAGCTTCTTGAATTGGTTGAAATGGAAATCCGCGAATTACTTAATGAGTATAATTTTCCAGGCGATGATACACCTATTGTTTCTGGTTCAGCACTTAAAGCTCTTGAAGAGGCAAAAGCTGGTCAAGATGGCGAATGGTCAGCAAAAATTATGGAATTAATGGATGCAGTTGATAGCTATATTCCAACTCCAGTTCGTGCAACAGATAAAGACCTTCTTATGCCAATCGAAGATGTTTTTTCGATTTCAGGTCGTGGTACAGTTGTAACTGGTAGAATTGAAAAAGGTGTTATAAAGGTTGGTGACACAATTGAAATTGTTGGTATTAAGCCAACTCAAACAACAACAGTTACTGGTGTTGAAATGTTTAGAAAAGAGATGGATCAAGGCGAAGCTGGTGATAATGTCGGCGTTCTTCTTCGTGGTACTAAGAAAGAGGATGTTGAGCGTGGTATGGTTCTTTGCAAGCCTAAATCAATTACCCCTCATACAAAATTTGAAGGCGAAGTCTACATCTTGACAAAAGAAGAAGGTGGTCGCCATACTCCTTTCTTTAATAACTATAGACCACAATTCTACGTAAGAACAACTGATGTTACTGGTTCAATTACGCTTCCAGAAGGAACAGAGATGGTTATGCCAGGTGATAATGTAAGAATTTCTGTTGAATTGATTGCTCCAGTAGCACTTGAGGAAGGCACTCGTTTTGCTATCCGTGAAGGTGGTAGAACCGTTGGTTCAGGTGTTGTTTCAAAAATACTTGGTTAA
- the secE gene encoding preprotein translocase subunit SecE, which translates to MEKIINYIRLSKLEIMKVIYPTKEQIRNAFFAVFIVVAVVSLFLALVDVIMSFVLSKVI; encoded by the coding sequence ATGGAAAAAATTATAAATTATATTAGGCTTTCTAAATTGGAAATAATGAAGGTTATCTATCCTACAAAAGAACAAATTAGAAATGCTTTTTTTGCAGTTTTTATCGTAGTTGCTGTTGTATCACTTTTTTTAGCTCTTGTTGATGTTATTATGTCCTTTGTTTTATCTAAAGTTATATGA
- the rplA gene encoding 50S ribosomal protein L1: MGKTSKRFQELLKKVEQDKIYNLSEAIDTVKTLASAKFNETVEIALKLNVDPRHADQMVRGSVVLPAGTGKTVRVAVIAKDAKADEAKAAGADIVGADDLVEDIQKGIMNFDVLIATPNLMGLVGKVGRILGPKGLMPNPKTGTVTMDVAQAVNNAKSGQVNFRVDKQGNIHAGLGKVNFTKEQLNENISTFIKAINKHKPATAKGRYVKNASLSLTMSPSIALDTQEVMDLK, translated from the coding sequence ATGGGAAAAACTAGCAAGAGATTTCAAGAATTGCTCAAAAAAGTAGAGCAAGATAAAATTTATAACCTTAGCGAGGCTATTGACACAGTTAAAACTCTGGCTTCTGCTAAATTTAATGAAACAGTTGAGATCGCATTAAAATTAAATGTTGATCCAAGACATGCTGATCAAATGGTTCGTGGTTCAGTAGTTTTGCCAGCTGGTACAGGTAAAACTGTAAGAGTTGCTGTTATTGCAAAAGATGCTAAAGCTGATGAGGCTAAAGCAGCTGGTGCTGATATTGTTGGTGCAGATGATTTAGTTGAAGATATTCAAAAAGGTATAATGAATTTTGATGTTCTTATAGCTACTCCAAATTTAATGGGCCTTGTAGGTAAGGTCGGTAGAATTTTAGGACCAAAAGGATTAATGCCAAATCCAAAAACTGGTACAGTTACAATGGATGTTGCACAAGCAGTTAATAATGCAAAAAGTGGTCAAGTAAATTTCCGTGTTGATAAGCAAGGAAATATACATGCAGGCCTTGGTAAAGTTAATTTTACTAAAGAACAATTAAATGAAAATATTTCAACATTTATTAAAGCGATCAATAAACATAAGCCTGCAACTGCAAAGGGTAGATATGTTAAAAATGCTTCGTTGTCTTTGACAATGAGCCCATCTATAGCTCTTGATACTCAAGAAGTTATGGACTTAAAATAA
- the nusG gene encoding transcription termination/antitermination protein NusG: MSHKWYAIQTYAGSEMAVKRGIENLVKDHGIEDQLKEIIVPTEDVIEIKNGKQKINERTLYPGYAFACLDLDTALWHRIQSLPKVGRFIGEAKKPTPLSEKDINTILEKVQKRAAPKPKIFFEDGESVRITEGPFANFTGIVEEYDMIHGKLRLNVSIFGRSTPVDILYSQVEKII; encoded by the coding sequence ATGTCACATAAATGGTATGCTATACAGACTTACGCTGGAAGCGAAATGGCAGTAAAAAGAGGAATTGAAAATTTAGTAAAAGATCATGGAATAGAAGATCAACTAAAAGAAATTATAGTTCCTACAGAAGACGTAATAGAAATAAAAAATGGTAAGCAAAAAATCAACGAAAGAACTCTTTACCCAGGTTATGCTTTTGCGTGCTTAGATCTTGATACGGCTCTTTGGCACAGGATTCAATCTTTACCAAAAGTTGGACGTTTTATTGGTGAGGCCAAAAAACCTACGCCATTATCTGAAAAAGATATAAATACTATTTTGGAAAAAGTTCAAAAAAGGGCTGCACCAAAACCTAAGATATTCTTTGAGGATGGTGAGAGTGTTCGTATAACAGAAGGTCCTTTTGCTAACTTTACAGGTATTGTTGAAGAATATGACATGATACATGGTAAACTTAGACTTAATGTTTCTATTTTTGGTAGAAGTACCCCTGTTGATATTTTGTATTCACAAGTTGAGAAGATAATTTAA
- the rpmG gene encoding 50S ribosomal protein L33, protein MRIKIGLKCSESGDINYTTTKNSKTTTDKVELKKYCPRLKKHTIHKEVKLKS, encoded by the coding sequence ATGAGAATTAAAATTGGTTTAAAATGCTCCGAAAGTGGTGATATAAATTATACAACAACAAAAAATAGTAAAACTACTACAGACAAAGTTGAGCTTAAAAAGTATTGCCCGAGATTAAAAAAACATACTATTCACAAAGAAGTTAAATTAAAAAGTTAA
- the rplK gene encoding 50S ribosomal protein L11, with product MAKKVIGEIKLQIAATKANPSPPVGPALGQKGVNIMEFCKAFNERTKDMVGFNIPVVITVYADKSFTFITKQPPATDLIKKAAGITKGTDNPLKNKVGKLTKAQVLEIVEKKLVDLNTNDKEQAAKIIAGSARSMGVEVVD from the coding sequence ATGGCTAAAAAAGTTATAGGTGAAATAAAATTACAAATTGCTGCAACAAAAGCAAATCCTAGTCCACCAGTTGGTCCAGCTCTTGGACAAAAAGGTGTTAATATTATGGAATTTTGTAAAGCCTTTAATGAAAGAACAAAAGACATGGTTGGGTTTAATATTCCAGTTGTTATAACTGTTTATGCTGATAAGAGTTTTACATTTATCACAAAACAGCCTCCTGCTACAGATCTTATTAAAAAGGCTGCAGGTATAACAAAAGGAACTGATAATCCTTTAAAAAATAAAGTAGGTAAATTAACAAAAGCTCAAGTTCTGGAAATAGTTGAGAAAAAACTTGTTGATTTGAATACAAATGATAAAGAGCAAGCAGCCAAGATTATTGCTGGCTCAGCTCGCTCAATGGGTGTCGAAGTAGTAGACTAA
- the rplJ gene encoding 50S ribosomal protein L10 — MTRNEKTEVVAKLESEFKTAEAIIVCDYRGLSVKKLEVLRNSAKEQNVKVQVIKNTLANIALKNSDKVGMELKDTNIYLWSEDQLAVTKVAAKFEESNADIFKIKTAYIDGEVASVDKVKALSKMPSRDELIAMLLQVWNAPIQNFTIGLNALKEKKEQSA, encoded by the coding sequence GTGACACGTAACGAAAAAACTGAAGTTGTTGCAAAATTAGAGAGTGAATTTAAAACTGCTGAAGCTATTATAGTTTGTGACTATCGTGGCCTTTCAGTAAAGAAACTTGAAGTTTTAAGAAATTCTGCTAAAGAACAAAATGTAAAAGTTCAGGTTATTAAAAATACTCTTGCAAATATTGCTCTTAAAAATTCTGATAAAGTCGGAATGGAACTCAAAGATACAAATATCTATCTTTGGAGCGAAGATCAATTAGCAGTAACTAAAGTAGCCGCAAAATTTGAAGAGTCTAATGCTGATATTTTCAAAATAAAAACAGCTTATATTGATGGCGAAGTTGCTAGCGTTGATAAAGTTAAAGCTCTATCTAAAATGCCTAGCCGTGATGAGCTTATTGCGATGCTTTTACAAGTTTGGAATGCGCCAATTCAAAATTTCACAATTGGTTTGAATGCGCTTAAAGAGAAAAAAGAACAATCAGCTTAA